Proteins from one Kiritimatiellia bacterium genomic window:
- the speA gene encoding biosynthetic arginine decarboxylase gives MKPEVLVRWTLENAADLYGITNWGIGYFDISEKGEVIVRPGGHNSPLAISIMDLIAGLKARGHNMPVLLRFADILSSRIAQLYECFNNAIRDYNYKGSYRGVYPIKVNQQKQVVAEIVEFGRPFHHGLEAGSKAELMSAIAFTDDPEALIICNGYKDEEFIDLALNSLKMGQQTIIVIERQDELPVILERAARKGIKPRLGVRIKLSSRAGGHWDGSGGDRSMFGINAVQIIEIIDRLRKENMLDCLQLFHYHLGSQISNIRNIRSALREACRLYAEMVKEGAAMGMLNIGGGLAVDYDGSHTNFASSRNYTEQEYAADVVEAIMNVASETGIPHPDIISESGRALVAHHSVLVFNVLGSSKFEPPGSVEQIPDNFNNMLNNLLDVRNSLSTKNLQECYHDAVYYRDEIRSLFEHGNLTLRERAFAENIFWDIICKIASESKERKYVPEELQGLETAVADLYYCNFSVFQSLPDSWAIDQLFPVIPIHRLHEMPCRQAILADITCDSDGKIDRFIDLHDVKSTLPVHDLRGEDYYLGVFLVGAYQETLGDLHNLMGDTNVLHVRVGKDGRVEYAHEIAGDTVADVLSYVEYDPRDMIENVRAIAEKAVRANRITPEDRREIMSAYEDGMRGYTYFEN, from the coding sequence ATGAAGCCAGAAGTCCTGGTCCGTTGGACTTTGGAAAATGCGGCCGACCTTTACGGCATCACGAACTGGGGGATCGGCTATTTTGACATTTCCGAAAAAGGCGAGGTAATTGTCCGGCCCGGCGGCCACAACAGCCCGCTTGCCATCAGCATTATGGACCTTATCGCCGGCTTGAAAGCGCGCGGGCATAACATGCCGGTTCTGCTGCGGTTTGCGGATATCCTTTCCTCGCGCATTGCCCAGCTTTATGAATGTTTTAACAATGCCATCCGCGATTATAATTACAAGGGGAGCTACCGCGGGGTATACCCCATAAAAGTCAACCAGCAAAAACAGGTTGTCGCCGAAATCGTGGAATTCGGGCGGCCTTTTCACCACGGTCTGGAGGCGGGCAGCAAGGCGGAACTGATGTCGGCAATTGCTTTTACGGACGACCCGGAGGCCCTGATCATCTGTAACGGCTACAAAGACGAGGAATTTATTGATCTGGCCCTGAATTCCCTCAAAATGGGGCAGCAGACGATTATTGTGATTGAGCGGCAGGATGAATTGCCCGTTATCCTGGAACGCGCCGCGCGCAAGGGCATCAAACCGCGCCTCGGCGTGCGCATAAAACTCTCCAGCCGCGCGGGCGGGCACTGGGATGGCTCCGGCGGCGACCGCAGCATGTTCGGCATCAACGCGGTTCAGATCATTGAAATAATTGACCGCCTCCGCAAGGAGAACATGCTGGACTGCCTGCAGTTGTTCCATTACCACCTCGGCTCGCAAATATCCAATATCCGAAATATCCGCTCCGCGCTGCGGGAAGCATGCCGCCTTTACGCCGAAATGGTAAAGGAAGGCGCCGCCATGGGAATGCTCAACATCGGCGGCGGACTGGCGGTGGATTACGACGGCTCGCACACCAATTTTGCCAGCAGCCGCAATTACACCGAACAGGAATACGCGGCCGACGTGGTGGAGGCGATCATGAACGTCGCCAGCGAAACGGGGATACCGCACCCGGATATTATCAGCGAATCCGGGCGGGCGCTTGTGGCCCACCATTCGGTGCTGGTTTTCAACGTTCTGGGTTCAAGCAAATTTGAACCGCCCGGGAGCGTGGAACAGATTCCCGATAATTTCAACAACATGCTGAACAACCTGCTCGACGTGCGCAACTCGCTTTCCACCAAAAATCTGCAGGAATGCTACCACGACGCCGTCTATTACCGCGACGAAATCCGCTCCCTCTTTGAACACGGCAATCTCACGCTCCGCGAAAGGGCCTTTGCCGAAAATATTTTCTGGGACATAATCTGTAAAATCGCGTCAGAAAGCAAAGAGCGCAAGTATGTTCCGGAAGAATTGCAGGGACTGGAAACGGCCGTCGCCGACCTTTACTACTGTAATTTCAGCGTCTTCCAATCCCTCCCCGATTCCTGGGCCATAGACCAGCTCTTCCCGGTAATACCAATTCACCGCTTGCATGAAATGCCTTGCAGACAGGCCATTCTGGCCGATATTACCTGCGATTCGGACGGAAAAATTGACCGGTTTATTGATCTGCATGACGTCAAATCCACCTTGCCGGTGCACGATCTGCGCGGGGAAGATTATTACCTCGGCGTTTTTCTGGTGGGCGCCTACCAGGAAACACTGGGAGACCTTCATAACCTGATGGGCGACACCAATGTTCTGCATGTGCGCGTGGGGAAAGACGGCCGCGTTGAATACGCCCACGAAATCGCGGGCGACACGGTCGCGGATGTGCTTTCTTATGTGGAATATGACCCGCGCGATATGATTGAAAACGTCAGGGCCATCGCGGAAAAGGCGGTGCGCGCCAACCGCATCACCCCCGAGGACCGCCGCGAGATCATGTCGGCCTATGAAGACGGCATGCGCGGCTACACCTATTTTGAAAATTAA
- the speB gene encoding agmatinase, whose product MKKHFLEFDPDGTRNPRAPFAVLPIPFERSVSFGRGTGKAPAAILNASTQMEMFDEEFFCPQGLKVQTLPAIKCRGAGAAEVFARIRRAAEPVLRSGRFLMSFGGEHTVTVPLAAAAKTAHGDICVLNLDSHLDLRDSFRGNRLSHACVFRRVMETGVPVVHAGIRSLCREEYDLIQRRRLKIHWAREIIAEKNDKWMDRLAAALEKKVYLSIDADVLDPSVMPGTGTPEPGGLAWWTLLRLLRRICQKRTIIAADIVEVVPLAGTPLCEYTAAKLALKLMTYVSKSAIVKSA is encoded by the coding sequence ATGAAAAAGCATTTCCTTGAATTTGATCCGGACGGCACGCGCAACCCGCGCGCCCCTTTCGCCGTCCTCCCGATCCCGTTTGAACGTTCCGTCAGTTTCGGCCGCGGCACGGGCAAAGCGCCGGCCGCCATTCTGAACGCCAGCACGCAAATGGAAATGTTTGACGAGGAATTCTTCTGCCCGCAGGGACTGAAAGTCCAGACCCTGCCGGCCATAAAATGCCGCGGCGCCGGCGCCGCCGAAGTTTTTGCCCGCATCCGCCGCGCGGCCGAACCGGTCCTGCGATCAGGCCGATTCCTGATGTCGTTCGGCGGGGAACACACGGTTACCGTGCCGCTTGCGGCGGCGGCAAAAACCGCCCATGGCGATATCTGCGTGCTCAACCTGGACTCCCACCTTGATCTGCGCGACAGCTTCCGCGGCAACCGTCTCTCCCATGCCTGCGTTTTCCGGCGCGTTATGGAAACAGGCGTGCCGGTCGTGCATGCGGGCATCCGCAGCCTCTGCCGCGAAGAATATGACCTCATCCAACGGCGGCGCCTGAAAATCCACTGGGCGCGCGAGATCATCGCCGAAAAAAATGACAAATGGATGGACCGGCTCGCGGCGGCCTTGGAAAAAAAGGTTTATCTGTCAATTGATGCCGACGTGCTGGATCCCTCCGTCATGCCCGGCACGGGCACGCCGGAACCGGGCGGATTAGCGTGGTGGACGCTCCTGCGGCTCCTGCGGCGCATCTGCCAGAAACGGACCATCATCGCCGCGGACATTGTGGAGGTCGTCCCCCTCGCCGGAACCCCC